AAGGATAAACAAAAGCTTATATTCTGCCCTTGAGGGGTTAGGAGGACTGGTTTTTCTAGCAGCAGGCATGCTCGGCCTTGGTGTAGCGTTCTTTTACAACACATTATGGTACAACGGCCCGATTTTCAATGGAAAACCAGGTACACTTCTCTCAGCAGGTTATCTCCCAGTAATGAACTTGGCTGTGGGCTTAAAGGTTTATACTGGACTAGTGAGCGCCGTTTTTGCAATGGCCCTATTCAGGAGGTGGAGAAAGTGATACCTCTCCAATTTGTTACGGCATTTTTAATGATCTTCATGGGAATCTATGCTTTCTTGTACAAGAGGAACCTCATTAAGCTTATCTTAGCTCTCAATTTAATTGATGCGGGCATACACCTCTTGCTGATAAGTCTTGGATACAGATTGGAAAATGGAGTTTTACCCACGGCACCAATTTACACCGGCTATGAAACATTAAAGGGCACCCCAATGGTCG
The Thermococcus sp. 2319x1 DNA segment above includes these coding regions:
- a CDS encoding Na(+)/H(+) antiporter subunit B; the protein is MKNDMGLIVKTMARATIPLIGIFGAYVISHGHLTPGGGFQGGATIAGAGILFLIAFGINEAKERINKSLYSALEGLGGLVFLAAGMLGLGVAFFYNTLWYNGPIFNGKPGTLLSAGYLPVMNLAVGLKVYTGLVSAVFAMALFRRWRK
- a CDS encoding NADH-quinone oxidoreductase subunit K, with protein sequence MIPLQFVTAFLMIFMGIYAFLYKRNLIKLILALNLIDAGIHLLLISLGYRLENGVLPTAPIYTGYETLKGTPMVGPIPQALVLTSIVIGVCVLSLAMALTINAYRHYGTLDVNKLRRLRG